Proteins encoded together in one Orrella marina window:
- a CDS encoding DUF4168 domain-containing protein: MKKKLSIAATGTALLATLAFAPIASANSQTNQQGNSPATSQVTPAQQAAPATDFSDQDIKTYVAAAEKVNEITNEYRPKVQSAPSEADQQVLIQQADQDMVRAIRAEGISVDKFLQINQAVQVDQSLANRVTQMIN; the protein is encoded by the coding sequence ATGAAGAAAAAGCTTTCTATTGCCGCAACCGGTACCGCCCTTCTCGCTACACTGGCATTTGCCCCAATCGCATCTGCAAACTCACAGACCAACCAGCAAGGGAACTCGCCCGCAACCTCACAGGTCACACCCGCCCAGCAAGCCGCACCCGCTACCGATTTCAGTGACCAGGATATCAAGACGTACGTCGCTGCTGCAGAGAAAGTCAACGAAATCACGAACGAATACAGGCCGAAAGTACAATCCGCACCGTCCGAGGCTGATCAGCAAGTGCTGATCCAGCAAGCGGATCAGGACATGGTCCGGGCCATTCGCGCAGAGGGAATCAGTGTGGATAAATTTCTGCAGATCAATCAGGCCGTTCAGGTTGACCAGAGTCTGGCCAACAGGGTCACCCAGATGATCAATTAA
- a CDS encoding DUF805 domain-containing protein, whose amino-acid sequence MAIAKLWYYVVQGKQVGPVRSDEFESLISQGIINPSTLVWAEGMADWERADRHFNGLKQSVPPPIGRTPGHGSSESGMNDVKSGSGTYFDAKVSGSSGAMSPGNGNPHIGADGLYIHSPSRTFSGAVATCLNKYANFSGRASRSEYWYFVLFTIFVNMIASIIDSIIFGTSSFGEDYGPVSSLVWLGLLLPSLAVGWRRLHDINRSGWWIGGLFLMIPAFTLILPFLFPALFYSENSEWIGFFLVIPGILLFLYLIVLFFFSCTKGDLAPNRYG is encoded by the coding sequence ATGGCTATTGCAAAGCTCTGGTACTACGTGGTTCAAGGTAAACAGGTTGGCCCTGTTCGCTCAGACGAGTTCGAGAGTCTGATCTCGCAGGGCATCATTAATCCGTCCACACTGGTTTGGGCCGAGGGGATGGCGGACTGGGAAAGGGCTGATCGTCACTTTAATGGCCTCAAGCAATCTGTTCCGCCTCCAATTGGCCGCACGCCAGGTCATGGGTCGTCCGAATCCGGCATGAATGATGTCAAGTCAGGGTCCGGTACGTATTTCGATGCGAAGGTGTCTGGATCTTCAGGGGCGATGAGCCCGGGAAACGGCAATCCGCACATTGGAGCAGACGGGCTTTATATTCATTCGCCTAGTCGCACCTTCAGCGGCGCTGTTGCGACGTGTTTGAATAAATACGCGAATTTCTCGGGGAGAGCGAGTCGTTCCGAGTATTGGTACTTCGTTCTTTTCACGATTTTTGTCAACATGATTGCGTCGATCATCGACTCAATCATCTTTGGTACTTCATCGTTTGGGGAAGACTATGGACCAGTCAGTTCGCTCGTCTGGCTAGGTCTTCTTTTACCTTCGCTGGCAGTGGGATGGAGGCGCCTGCATGATATCAACCGCTCAGGGTGGTGGATCGGCGGACTGTTTCTGATGATCCCGGCGTTCACCCTGATTCTGCCATTCCTGTTTCCAGCACTGTTCTACAGCGAGAATTCGGAGTGGATTGGTTTTTTTCTGGTCATTCCCGGGATTCTGCTCTTTTTATACCTGATCGTGCTGTTCTTCTTTTCATGTACGAAGGGAGACCTCGCCCCCAATCGATACGGTTAA
- a CDS encoding SprT-like domain-containing protein — protein MTAPDNSGEPNVHVSDPPACMPTVAFYAQLQRAFDHFNRDLFEGRLPPCLITLRSSSRHYGYHHKERFVNRQGQMIDELGLHPGFFTLRPVEEVLSTLVHEMVHHWQDCFGSPTRSNPHNREWADRMRSVGLEPSSTGLPGGESVGRAVSHYILPEGPFMASCKGLLADGFELSWFDRYSPRESVTAEQRQQALKESGFAVEFTPPPVQTIVPANPDRSVVITPAPRKEVDRVKFSCSGCDTKAWASSQAELLCGRCSLPMSHNAQ, from the coding sequence ATGACCGCGCCAGATAATTCCGGTGAGCCGAATGTCCATGTTTCTGATCCGCCTGCCTGCATGCCGACTGTGGCTTTCTACGCCCAGTTGCAGCGGGCTTTCGATCACTTCAATCGAGATCTCTTCGAAGGTCGCTTGCCCCCATGCCTGATTACATTGCGATCTTCGAGTCGTCACTATGGCTATCATCACAAGGAGCGGTTCGTGAATCGTCAGGGGCAGATGATCGATGAGCTCGGCCTGCATCCAGGGTTCTTTACCCTTCGACCCGTTGAGGAAGTTCTTTCAACGCTGGTTCATGAAATGGTTCACCACTGGCAGGATTGTTTCGGGAGTCCGACGCGATCTAATCCTCACAACCGTGAGTGGGCCGACAGAATGCGATCCGTCGGGCTAGAGCCCAGTTCAACCGGGTTGCCTGGTGGTGAGTCCGTCGGTCGAGCAGTCAGTCACTACATACTGCCTGAAGGCCCTTTCATGGCGTCTTGCAAGGGACTGCTGGCCGATGGGTTTGAGTTGTCCTGGTTTGACCGCTACTCACCAAGGGAGTCGGTCACAGCCGAGCAACGTCAGCAGGCACTGAAGGAGTCGGGTTTTGCGGTGGAGTTCACGCCACCACCGGTACAGACGATCGTACCTGCGAACCCGGATCGATCGGTCGTGATTACACCTGCTCCCCGAAAGGAGGTCGATAGGGTGAAGTTCAGCTGTTCTGGCTGTGATACAAAAGCGTGGGCATCGAGTCAGGCCGAGTTGCTGTGTGGCCGTTGTAGTCTTCCAATGAGTCACAACGCGCAATGA
- a CDS encoding helix-turn-helix transcriptional regulator, whose protein sequence is MEGFFFQARSNLAGAERSTPESLWLRKVRVVIATQPLMPARIHSDVFEAVTAALYSNLRLNIDYLNVSRKQAASYRVMPLGLAQKGPRRYLVRRFEGDDNERSLAIHRIQQAEASGLNFESTAQFSLACYDAEGRFGSGEGRKIQLSFCITREAGQHLLETPHCADQVVEKIAYGLQVVHATVIDSGQLTWWLNGFGQDVWNIRNIRNIRKCPAASTNT, encoded by the coding sequence ATGGAAGGCTTCTTCTTCCAGGCCCGCAGTAATCTGGCCGGTGCCGAGAGATCAACGCCAGAGAGCCTGTGGTTGCGCAAGGTGCGGGTGGTCATTGCGACTCAGCCCCTGATGCCAGCCAGGATCCATTCCGACGTATTCGAAGCAGTCACAGCCGCGCTCTACAGCAATCTCCGGCTGAACATTGACTATCTGAACGTTTCCAGAAAACAGGCGGCCAGCTATCGTGTTATGCCACTAGGCCTGGCCCAAAAAGGTCCCCGACGGTATCTGGTGCGTCGATTCGAGGGCGACGACAATGAACGCAGTCTCGCCATCCACCGCATCCAGCAGGCAGAGGCATCCGGATTGAACTTCGAGTCGACAGCTCAGTTCAGTCTGGCTTGCTATGACGCAGAGGGACGGTTCGGTTCTGGGGAAGGAAGAAAGATCCAACTATCCTTCTGCATCACGCGAGAGGCTGGCCAGCATCTGCTGGAAACGCCTCATTGCGCAGACCAGGTCGTCGAAAAAATCGCGTATGGACTTCAGGTGGTACATGCCACCGTCATTGACTCCGGTCAGTTGACATGGTGGCTCAATGGTTTCGGCCAGGACGTCTGGAACATCCGGAACATCCGGAACATCCGGAAGTGCCCGGCCGCCTCTACTAATACTTGA